From the Pseudomonas sp. SORT22 genome, one window contains:
- the mazG gene encoding nucleoside triphosphate pyrophosphohydrolase — protein MYTLDDLLHLMARLRDPQHGCPWDLKQTYATIVPYTLEEAYEVADAIERSDFEHLQGELGDLLFQVVYYSQLAREEGRFEFDGVVDSITRKLIRRHPHVFPSGELYAALDTPKLDEAQVKQRWEQIKAQERAEKGEPEQLSLLDDVPAALPALSRAAKLQKRAAQVGFDWPHALPVLDKVREELDEVLQAMADDDSVALADELGDLLFAAVNLARHLKVDPENALRGANKKFERRFRFIEQALRDIGRPIEDCTLEDMDALWGEAKRQEKNLPSCG, from the coding sequence ATGTATACCCTAGACGACCTGCTCCACCTCATGGCCCGCCTGCGCGACCCGCAGCATGGCTGCCCGTGGGACCTCAAGCAGACCTACGCGACCATCGTCCCCTACACCCTCGAAGAAGCCTACGAAGTGGCCGACGCCATCGAGCGCAGCGACTTCGAGCACTTGCAGGGCGAACTCGGTGACCTGCTGTTCCAGGTGGTCTACTACAGTCAGCTGGCACGCGAAGAAGGCCGTTTCGAGTTCGATGGCGTGGTCGACAGCATCACCCGCAAGCTGATCCGCCGCCATCCGCACGTATTCCCAAGCGGTGAACTCTACGCTGCCCTCGACACACCCAAGCTCGACGAAGCCCAGGTCAAGCAGCGCTGGGAACAGATCAAGGCCCAGGAGCGCGCCGAGAAGGGCGAGCCCGAGCAGTTGTCGTTGCTCGACGACGTGCCGGCCGCGTTGCCGGCCTTGTCGCGGGCGGCCAAACTGCAAAAGCGTGCCGCCCAGGTCGGTTTCGACTGGCCACACGCCTTGCCGGTGCTCGACAAGGTTCGCGAAGAGCTCGACGAAGTGCTGCAGGCCATGGCCGACGACGACAGCGTGGCCCTGGCCGACGAGCTTGGCGATTTGCTGTTCGCGGCGGTCAACCTGGCCCGGCACCTGAAGGTCGACCCGGAAAACGCCCTGCGCGGGGCGAACAAAAAGTTTGAGCGACGTTTCCGTTTTATCGAACAGGCATTGCGCGACATAGGCCGTCCGATTGAAGATTGCACCCTCGAAGACATGGATGCGCTCTGGGGCGAAGCCAAACGTCAAGAAAAGAACCTGCCCAGCTGCGGCTGA